The following are encoded together in the Coffea arabica cultivar ET-39 chromosome 1c, Coffea Arabica ET-39 HiFi, whole genome shotgun sequence genome:
- the LOC113726442 gene encoding heterogeneous nuclear ribonucleoprotein Q-like isoform X2, with protein sequence MPKVKANALEQAEKLFEPEKSNDSDERLAFDGDNDNEDLMDEEVEYEEVEEEEEVEEIEDDEEEEVEEVEVDEEEEIEAANGSISGVSGVNEQDDNKKHAELLALPPHGSEVYIGGISRDASEEELRGFCESIGEVTEVRIMKGKDSSEKKGYAFVTFKSVELATKAIRDLNNTEFKGKKIKCSTSQAKHRLFIGNVPRNWGDEDLKKAVMEVGPGVTSVELVKDIKNSQNNRGFAFIEYHNHACAEYSRQKMINPNFKLDNNAPTVSWADPKHAESSAASQVKAVYVKSLPKDITQDQLKKLFEHHGKITKIVLPPAKAGQEKNRIGFVHFAERSSTMKALQNTEKYEINGQVVECSLAKPQAEQKPTGGPNVQKSALLPSYAPPVSFGLVGGAYGAVGAGFGTTGFAQPFIYGRGPSPAGMAMMPMLLPDGRIGYVLQQPGGQPYTPPQQKADSRISSGSGNKSGSNSGRGRQSNNSSQGRRYRPY encoded by the exons ATGCCAAAGGTGAAAGCAAATGCATTGGAACAAGCTGAGAAGCTTTTTGAACCTGAGAAATCAAATGATTCTGACGAGAGATTAGCCTTTGATGGTGATAATGATAATGAAGACCTAATGGATGAAGAAGTTGAGTATGAAgaagtggaagaagaagaggaagtagaagagatagaagatgatgaagaggaAGAGGTTGAAGAAGTAGAGGTGGACGAAGAGGAGGAAATTGAAGCTGCTAATGGGTCCATCAGTGGTGTCTCAGGAGTTAATGAACAAGATGACAATAAAAAGCATGCTGAGCTACTTGCTCTTCCTCCTCATGGTTCAGAAGTATATATTGGCGGAATTTCTCGAGATGCTTCTGAAGAGGAATTAAGGGGATTTTGCGAATCAATAGGAGAAGTCACAGAG GTAAGAATAATGAAAGGGAAAGATTCCAGTGAGAAGAAGGGCTATGCTTTTGTCACCTTTAAAAGTGTTGAGCTTGCAACTAAAGCAATTCGGGATCTTAATAACACTGAATTCAAG GGCAAAAAAATCAAATGTTCTACATCTCAAGCGAAGCATCGTTTATTTATTGGTAATGTTCCAAGGAACTGGGGTGATGAAGATTTAAAGAAGGCTGTGATGGAGGTGGGACCTGGTGTTACTTCTGTGGAACTGGTTAAG GAcataaaaaattcacaaaacaaTAGGGGATTTGCATTTATAGAATATCATAATCATGCATGTGCTGAATATTCAAGGCAAAAGATGATCAACCCAAATTTTAAGCTGGATAATAATGCTCCAACTGTCAGTTGGGCTGATCCTAAACATGCCGAGTCTTCAGCTGCTTCACAG GTGAAGGCAGTTTATGTGAAAAGCTTGCCTAAAGATATCACCCAAGATCAGTTAAAGAAGCTATTCGAACACCATgggaaaatcacaaaaattgtGCTGCCACCAGCAAAGGCTGGGCAGGAAAAGAACAGAATCGGTTTTGTGCACTTTGCAGAGAGATCAAGCACCATGAAAGCACTTCAAAACACTGAGAAATATGAGATTAATG GACAAGTGGTCGAGTGCTCTCTTGCAAAACCACAGGCAGAACAAAAACCTACTGGAGGACCAAATGTACAGAAGTCTGCTTTGCTGCCTAGTTATGCACCCCCTGTTAGTTTTGGTTTGGTTGGTGGTGCATATGGTGCAGTAGGGGCAGGATTTGGTACGACTGGCTTTGCTCAG CCTTTCATCTATGGCAGGGGACCATCACCCGCTGGCATGGCCATGATGCCAATGCTTCTTCCTGATGGACGGATAGGATATGTCCT GCAACAGCCAGGAGGCCAGCCATACACACCCCCACAGCAGAAAGCTGACAGCAGGATTAGCAGTGGTAGTGGCAACAAAAGTGGCAGCAATTCAGGCAGGGGTAGGCAGAGTAACAATAGTAGCCAGGGGCGTCGATATCGGCCTTActag
- the LOC113726442 gene encoding heterogeneous nuclear ribonucleoprotein Q-like isoform X1 — protein MPKVKANALEQAEKLFEPEKSNDSDERLAFDGDNDNEDLMDEEVEYEEVEEEEEVEEIEDDEEEEVEEVEVDEEEEIEAANGSISGVSGVNEQDDNKKHAELLALPPHGSEVYIGGISRDASEEELRGFCESIGEVTEVRIMKGKDSSEKKGYAFVTFKSVELATKAIRDLNNTEFKGKKIKCSTSQAKHRLFIGNVPRNWGDEDLKKAVMEVGPGVTSVELVKDIKNSQNNRGFAFIEYHNHACAEYSRQKMINPNFKLDNNAPTVSWADPKHAESSAASQQVKAVYVKSLPKDITQDQLKKLFEHHGKITKIVLPPAKAGQEKNRIGFVHFAERSSTMKALQNTEKYEINGQVVECSLAKPQAEQKPTGGPNVQKSALLPSYAPPVSFGLVGGAYGAVGAGFGTTGFAQPFIYGRGPSPAGMAMMPMLLPDGRIGYVLQQPGGQPYTPPQQKADSRISSGSGNKSGSNSGRGRQSNNSSQGRRYRPY, from the exons ATGCCAAAGGTGAAAGCAAATGCATTGGAACAAGCTGAGAAGCTTTTTGAACCTGAGAAATCAAATGATTCTGACGAGAGATTAGCCTTTGATGGTGATAATGATAATGAAGACCTAATGGATGAAGAAGTTGAGTATGAAgaagtggaagaagaagaggaagtagaagagatagaagatgatgaagaggaAGAGGTTGAAGAAGTAGAGGTGGACGAAGAGGAGGAAATTGAAGCTGCTAATGGGTCCATCAGTGGTGTCTCAGGAGTTAATGAACAAGATGACAATAAAAAGCATGCTGAGCTACTTGCTCTTCCTCCTCATGGTTCAGAAGTATATATTGGCGGAATTTCTCGAGATGCTTCTGAAGAGGAATTAAGGGGATTTTGCGAATCAATAGGAGAAGTCACAGAG GTAAGAATAATGAAAGGGAAAGATTCCAGTGAGAAGAAGGGCTATGCTTTTGTCACCTTTAAAAGTGTTGAGCTTGCAACTAAAGCAATTCGGGATCTTAATAACACTGAATTCAAG GGCAAAAAAATCAAATGTTCTACATCTCAAGCGAAGCATCGTTTATTTATTGGTAATGTTCCAAGGAACTGGGGTGATGAAGATTTAAAGAAGGCTGTGATGGAGGTGGGACCTGGTGTTACTTCTGTGGAACTGGTTAAG GAcataaaaaattcacaaaacaaTAGGGGATTTGCATTTATAGAATATCATAATCATGCATGTGCTGAATATTCAAGGCAAAAGATGATCAACCCAAATTTTAAGCTGGATAATAATGCTCCAACTGTCAGTTGGGCTGATCCTAAACATGCCGAGTCTTCAGCTGCTTCACAG CAGGTGAAGGCAGTTTATGTGAAAAGCTTGCCTAAAGATATCACCCAAGATCAGTTAAAGAAGCTATTCGAACACCATgggaaaatcacaaaaattgtGCTGCCACCAGCAAAGGCTGGGCAGGAAAAGAACAGAATCGGTTTTGTGCACTTTGCAGAGAGATCAAGCACCATGAAAGCACTTCAAAACACTGAGAAATATGAGATTAATG GACAAGTGGTCGAGTGCTCTCTTGCAAAACCACAGGCAGAACAAAAACCTACTGGAGGACCAAATGTACAGAAGTCTGCTTTGCTGCCTAGTTATGCACCCCCTGTTAGTTTTGGTTTGGTTGGTGGTGCATATGGTGCAGTAGGGGCAGGATTTGGTACGACTGGCTTTGCTCAG CCTTTCATCTATGGCAGGGGACCATCACCCGCTGGCATGGCCATGATGCCAATGCTTCTTCCTGATGGACGGATAGGATATGTCCT GCAACAGCCAGGAGGCCAGCCATACACACCCCCACAGCAGAAAGCTGACAGCAGGATTAGCAGTGGTAGTGGCAACAAAAGTGGCAGCAATTCAGGCAGGGGTAGGCAGAGTAACAATAGTAGCCAGGGGCGTCGATATCGGCCTTActag
- the LOC140035296 gene encoding DNA polymerase II subunit B4-like yields the protein MAEKEKEKEKAKAKENGEVTTVTESPAGELEELPKTIVRRLVKDKLSQLSAESEITVFREALQAFSESGRIFIHYLTATANDICKESNRQIINAEDVLKALEEIDFPEFVQPLRASLEEFRQRNAGKRSGSSKAKEADRKGKRKEPPTAEVEDEQDATKSDESEDGADD from the exons ATGGcggaaaaagagaaagagaaagagaaagcgAAAGCGAAGGAGAATGGTGAAGTGACGACGGTGACGGAATCGCCGGCTGGGGAATTAGAGGAGTTGCCGAAGACAATTGTCCGGCGGCTGGTGAAAGATAAGCTCTCTCAGCTCTCTGCCGAGTCTGAAATCACCGTTTTCCGCGAAGCCCTGCAGGCCTTCTCCGAAAGCGGTCGCATCTTCATCCACTACCTCACCGCCAC TGCAAATGATATATGCAAGGAGTCGAATAGGCAGATAATAAATGCCGAGGATGTTTTGAAGGCGCTTGAGGAGATAGATTTTCCAGAGTTTGTTCAGCCTCTCAGGGCCTCTCTTGAAG AATTTCGCCAAAGGAATGCTGGAAAGAGATCAGGATCTTCAAAGGCCAAGGAAGCTGATAGAAAGGGCAAAAGGAAAGAGCCACCTACAGCAGAAGTGGAAGATGAGCAAGATGCAACTAAAAGTGATGAAAGTGAAGATGGTGCTGATGACTGA